In a single window of the Flavivirga spongiicola genome:
- the lepA gene encoding translation elongation factor 4 has product MKHIRNFCIIAHIDHGKSTLADRLLDYTGSVTAREQQAQLLDSMDLERERGITIKSHAIQMEYELNGEQYILNLIDTPGHVDFSYEVSRSIAACEGALLIVDAAQSIQAQTISNLYLALENDLEIIPILNKVDLPSANPEEVTDDIVDLLGCDPEEVIHASGKTGFGVDNILAAIIDRVPAPKGDPDAPLQALIFDSVYNTFRGIETYFRVFNGEIKKGQKIKFVATDKEYFADEVGTLKLNQVAKQSVKTGDVGYLITGIKTAKEVKVGDTITDFANPTTNIVEGFEDVKPMVFAGIYPVDTEDYEELRNSMEKLQLNDASLVFAPESSAALGFGFRCGFLGMLHMEIIQERLEREFDMTVITTVPNVSYHAFTNKNPDEAFIVNNPSDLPDPSTVNRVEEPYIKATIITKSDFVGNVMSLCIEKRGLVQNQTYLTTERVELTFEMPLAEIVFDFYDRLKTVSKGYASFDYHPIGMKTSKLVRLDILLNALPVDALSALIHADNAQSIGKKMCEKLKELIPRQQFDIPIQAAIGAKIISRETIKALRKDVTAKCYGGDISRKRKLLEKQKKGKKRMRQVGNVEIPQQAFMAVLKLND; this is encoded by the coding sequence ATGAAGCATATTAGAAACTTTTGCATTATTGCACATATAGATCACGGTAAGAGTACACTCGCAGACCGTTTATTAGATTATACAGGATCAGTAACTGCCAGAGAGCAACAAGCTCAACTACTTGATAGTATGGATTTAGAGCGCGAACGTGGCATTACTATCAAGTCGCATGCCATTCAAATGGAATATGAACTTAATGGCGAACAATATATTCTAAATTTAATTGATACGCCGGGTCACGTAGATTTCTCGTATGAAGTGTCTCGATCTATTGCTGCCTGCGAAGGGGCTTTACTTATTGTAGATGCTGCACAAAGCATACAAGCGCAAACGATTTCTAATTTGTATTTAGCCTTAGAAAATGACTTGGAAATTATTCCTATATTAAATAAAGTAGATTTACCAAGTGCTAACCCAGAGGAAGTAACCGACGATATCGTAGATTTATTAGGTTGCGATCCAGAAGAGGTTATTCATGCCAGTGGGAAAACAGGTTTTGGAGTTGATAATATTTTAGCAGCCATTATAGATCGCGTACCTGCTCCAAAAGGAGATCCAGACGCCCCTTTACAAGCCTTAATTTTTGATTCTGTCTATAATACTTTTAGAGGTATTGAAACCTATTTTAGAGTTTTTAATGGTGAAATTAAAAAAGGTCAAAAAATTAAATTCGTTGCAACAGATAAAGAGTATTTTGCGGACGAGGTTGGAACATTAAAACTGAATCAAGTTGCAAAACAAAGCGTAAAAACCGGTGACGTTGGTTATTTAATAACAGGTATTAAAACAGCTAAAGAAGTAAAAGTTGGAGATACCATTACCGATTTCGCAAACCCAACAACCAATATTGTTGAAGGCTTCGAAGATGTTAAACCTATGGTTTTTGCGGGTATTTACCCTGTTGATACAGAAGATTACGAAGAGCTTCGTAACTCGATGGAGAAACTACAACTAAACGATGCTTCGTTAGTATTTGCTCCAGAAAGTTCTGCGGCTTTAGGTTTTGGTTTTCGTTGTGGTTTCTTAGGTATGCTACATATGGAAATTATCCAGGAGCGTTTAGAACGTGAGTTTGATATGACTGTGATTACTACGGTTCCCAATGTATCGTACCATGCTTTTACAAATAAAAACCCTGATGAGGCTTTTATAGTAAATAACCCATCCGATTTGCCAGACCCTTCAACTGTTAACCGTGTTGAAGAGCCCTATATTAAAGCAACTATCATTACCAAATCTGATTTTGTTGGTAATGTGATGTCGCTTTGTATTGAAAAAAGAGGGCTTGTTCAAAATCAAACGTATTTAACAACAGAACGCGTAGAGCTAACTTTTGAAATGCCTTTGGCTGAAATTGTTTTTGATTTTTACGATCGCTTAAAAACTGTTTCAAAAGGGTACGCTTCTTTCGATTACCATCCAATAGGTATGAAAACTTCTAAGCTTGTACGTTTAGACATTTTATTAAATGCATTACCTGTTGATGCGCTTTCTGCCTTAATTCATGCTGATAATGCTCAGAGTATTGGTAAAAAAATGTGTGAAAAGCTAAAAGAACTTATTCCGCGTCAGCAATTTGATATTCCTATTCAAGCAGCAATTGGAGCAAAAATTATTTCAAGAGAAACTATTAAAGCACTTCGTAAAGATGTTACTGCAAAATGTTACGGAGGTGATATTTCGCGTAAGCGTAAACTTCTGGAAAAACAGAAGAAAGGAAAAAAACGTATGCGCCAAGTAGGTAATGTAGAAATACCTCAGCAAGCGTTTATGGCTGTTTTAAAGTTGAATGATTAA